The following proteins are encoded in a genomic region of Dyadobacter sp. UC 10:
- a CDS encoding cobyrinate a,c-diamide synthase, whose product MTFKSSHFLISAPSSNSGKTTLTLALLRALKNRGMVVQPFKCGPDYIDPIHHTTAAGRSSINLDTFMSSEKHVRESYGKFSATADVSVTEGVMGLFDGADKMQGSSAEIAHLLDVPVILVVNAKSMAYSAAPLLFGFKNFDKRINIAGVIFNFVSTESHYGFLKEACADAGVEPLGYLPLNKDISIPSRHLGLQITAGTDYEEIISNLAEVLPKTVNLDRLLEITQREKHSSTSREHSKSSKKPGQLKISIARDEAFTFLYQQNIEMLSRFGEITWFSPLHDNHLPKTDFLYLPGGYPELFAEKLSENVSMRASVAAYCDERGRTLAECGGLMYLAKSLTTQSGETFPMAGVLDCATSMQSAKMTLGYRIANWNNMEIKGHEFHYSNLIQNEMQPESIRITNAKLIETETRIYRKLNTYASYMHLYWAEREEFVRGLLAFGY is encoded by the coding sequence ATGACATTCAAAAGCTCCCATTTCCTGATCTCCGCTCCATCGAGCAACTCCGGTAAGACGACCCTTACGCTGGCCTTGTTGCGCGCGCTGAAAAATAGGGGGATGGTGGTTCAGCCATTCAAATGCGGCCCGGATTACATTGATCCGATCCATCATACCACGGCTGCGGGTCGATCAAGTATCAATCTGGACACCTTTATGTCTTCGGAAAAGCATGTGCGGGAGAGTTACGGGAAATTTAGTGCTACTGCCGACGTGTCGGTGACGGAGGGGGTGATGGGGCTTTTTGACGGAGCGGATAAAATGCAGGGCAGCAGCGCGGAGATCGCGCATTTACTGGATGTTCCTGTGATCTTGGTGGTAAATGCGAAGTCTATGGCTTACTCGGCGGCTCCTTTGTTGTTTGGTTTTAAAAATTTTGATAAAAGAATCAACATTGCCGGCGTCATTTTCAACTTCGTCAGCACCGAATCGCATTACGGGTTTTTGAAGGAAGCTTGTGCCGACGCCGGCGTTGAGCCTTTGGGTTATCTTCCTCTGAATAAGGATATAAGCATTCCTTCGCGGCATTTGGGGTTGCAAATCACTGCCGGGACAGATTACGAAGAGATTATCTCAAATCTTGCAGAGGTACTTCCCAAAACTGTAAACCTGGATCGCTTACTGGAAATCACACAGCGTGAAAAGCATAGCAGCACAAGCCGCGAACATTCAAAATCTTCGAAAAAACCCGGACAACTGAAAATCAGCATTGCGCGGGATGAAGCTTTCACTTTTTTATATCAGCAAAATATTGAAATGCTTTCCCGCTTCGGAGAGATCACCTGGTTCAGTCCGTTGCACGACAACCATTTGCCGAAAACCGATTTCCTTTATCTGCCCGGCGGCTATCCTGAGTTATTTGCTGAAAAATTAAGTGAAAACGTATCTATGCGAGCCAGTGTAGCAGCCTACTGTGATGAAAGAGGCCGGACACTCGCTGAATGCGGCGGGTTAATGTACCTGGCAAAAAGCCTTACAACGCAAAGCGGAGAAACATTCCCTATGGCGGGCGTGCTGGACTGCGCCACTTCCATGCAAAGTGCAAAAATGACACTGGGTTACCGGATCGCGAATTGGAATAATATGGAAATAAAAGGCCACGAGTTTCATTACAGCAATTTGATACAAAACGAAATGCAGCCGGAGTCAATCCGCATTACCAATGCGAAATTGATTGAAACGGAAACGAGGATTTATAGAAAGCTGAATACATATGCTTCCTACATGCATTTGTATTGGGCGGAAAGGGAGGAGTTTGTCAGGGGGCTGTTGGCCTTTGGCTATTAG
- a CDS encoding TonB-dependent receptor: MLQNCGPRTDGRSNRTIQLKIGVCTAVFGGLIVLTSAGYAQQNTVKPDPDKDGEARDLSEVIISEERRKSFSAINKIDVPIRDMPVSTSGVSVKTIEQRGADDLGEAMKNTTGVRANNTYGGFQHFTIRGFSNFVLLTDGVRDERHNISTSAPSTNLANVESIEILKGPASALFGHSALGGIINIVRKKPTAGFKADFSTTYGSFNTKRMRAGAGGAINDKLRYRVDFGMSDTEGYRHSGSNTNNGYLALEYTPTEKDLFYLTIGANKDIYDTDTGIPMLEGSKVVPGLNVNTRYNDPQDFLKNTRYDFQLKYVRQINSKLKLSNQLSYYDDNINYFSAEELTLNPTLDSITRSYPFYFNHLTKPLQNQLELTFDFNTGGIEHKLLAGYSLSLMDRRTYNGDVFGPGQFATIPVKDPVANQGYVDFVTTNYRATMENVHGIYVQDWLKISEKLKALAGLRYDIFRGTYFSDQVNGDREVTAEGPESKVAKSALTYRLGLVYQPTETLSVYGSYATYFKPSRRVAANGETFEPEDGYQAEIGSRLEISRKWSGNLSIYYMRKNNQLESLPGGVLKPIGSAESKGLEVEIHGNPSPGLDINAGYTLAKAKYLPHDGSEVNPAAGNKTAFAPENMVNVWLNYEVQQSILKGFSVGAGVNYMDETFTNSANIYALPAYTVVDAAVGYRVGRTALRLNVNNLFNEKYFANAIFANQFSPGATRNFLVSLKYNI; this comes from the coding sequence ATGCTACAAAACTGCGGTCCGCGAACTGACGGCAGGAGCAACCGGACCATTCAATTAAAAATCGGCGTCTGCACTGCGGTATTCGGCGGACTTATCGTGCTCACTTCGGCTGGTTATGCGCAGCAAAACACTGTGAAGCCTGATCCGGACAAGGACGGCGAAGCACGCGATTTGTCCGAAGTTATCATTTCGGAAGAACGGCGGAAGTCATTTTCTGCCATCAACAAAATCGACGTTCCGATACGGGATATGCCCGTTTCCACTTCGGGTGTCAGCGTCAAAACCATTGAGCAGCGCGGCGCGGATGACCTCGGTGAAGCGATGAAAAACACCACCGGTGTGCGAGCCAACAACACTTACGGCGGATTTCAGCATTTCACGATCCGCGGGTTTTCCAACTTTGTATTGCTCACGGACGGTGTCCGCGACGAGCGCCACAACATTTCCACGAGCGCGCCGAGCACGAACCTGGCCAATGTCGAAAGCATTGAAATTCTCAAAGGCCCTGCTTCGGCACTGTTCGGGCATTCTGCATTGGGAGGGATCATTAATATCGTCAGGAAAAAGCCAACTGCCGGGTTCAAAGCTGATTTTTCTACTACCTACGGAAGTTTTAACACCAAAAGGATGCGTGCCGGAGCGGGCGGGGCGATCAATGACAAGCTGCGTTACCGGGTCGATTTTGGGATGTCCGACACGGAAGGTTACCGGCATTCCGGCTCGAACACAAACAATGGGTATCTGGCATTGGAATACACTCCAACTGAAAAAGACCTGTTTTACCTGACGATAGGCGCCAATAAGGACATTTACGATACCGACACGGGCATTCCGATGCTGGAAGGAAGCAAAGTAGTACCGGGTTTGAACGTAAATACACGCTACAACGATCCGCAGGATTTTTTGAAAAACACGCGGTATGATTTTCAGCTCAAATACGTCCGCCAGATCAATTCGAAACTGAAACTCTCGAACCAGCTATCCTATTACGATGACAATATCAACTACTTTTCTGCGGAGGAGCTGACTTTGAACCCTACGCTGGATTCGATCACCAGGTCCTATCCCTTTTACTTTAATCACCTCACCAAACCGCTGCAAAACCAGCTCGAACTGACGTTTGATTTCAACACCGGAGGCATTGAGCATAAGCTGCTTGCCGGTTATTCACTGAGCTTGATGGATCGCCGGACTTATAACGGGGATGTTTTCGGGCCGGGTCAGTTTGCTACCATTCCGGTTAAGGATCCGGTCGCGAATCAGGGTTATGTCGATTTCGTGACTACCAATTACCGGGCTACGATGGAAAACGTGCACGGGATTTATGTGCAGGATTGGTTAAAGATTTCGGAGAAATTAAAAGCGTTAGCGGGGTTGCGTTATGATATTTTCAGAGGCACCTATTTCAGTGATCAGGTCAATGGCGACAGGGAAGTAACCGCGGAAGGTCCCGAGTCGAAAGTAGCGAAATCTGCATTGACTTACCGCCTTGGTCTGGTTTATCAGCCGACTGAAACTTTGTCGGTTTACGGGTCTTATGCTACTTACTTCAAGCCTTCGCGCCGGGTAGCAGCGAATGGTGAAACCTTTGAGCCCGAGGATGGTTATCAGGCTGAAATCGGCAGCCGGCTGGAAATTTCCCGCAAATGGTCGGGTAACCTGTCAATTTACTACATGCGTAAAAATAACCAGCTGGAAAGCTTGCCGGGTGGGGTTTTGAAACCGATCGGATCGGCGGAATCAAAAGGTTTGGAAGTTGAAATTCACGGAAATCCATCGCCCGGACTGGACATCAATGCAGGCTACACCCTGGCAAAGGCAAAATACCTTCCGCACGACGGCTCAGAAGTGAATCCGGCGGCGGGAAACAAAACGGCTTTCGCACCTGAAAATATGGTTAATGTGTGGCTTAATTATGAAGTTCAGCAGAGCATCCTGAAAGGATTCAGCGTTGGTGCGGGCGTTAATTATATGGATGAAACATTCACGAATAGTGCCAATATTTATGCACTTCCGGCTTATACGGTGGTTGACGCGGCAGTTGGCTACCGGGTTGGTCGCACCGCCTTGCGCTTGAACGTCAATAATTTATTCAATGAAAAATATTTCGCCAATGCCATTTTTGCCAACCAGTTTTCACCGGGCGCAACTCGGAATTTTTTGGTCAGTTTAAAGTATAACATATAG
- a CDS encoding cytochrome c biogenesis protein CcdA, which translates to MVNILLIDSLLLGVQHSFEPDHMAAVSVLASEDAKSPSQRWKLIWRSSHWALGHSFTLILFAVLVLLLRSTLTLDISEKVELLVGPLMIWLGVVAIRRNFVKDRTLHYPNPQQKFSRSFWVGMVHGLAGTGGACAVALTLAASDASTAVWIIILQSVGIILSMSAYGYFFATSIHRFAGKRETFLKVVNYTVGAFSILIGTITLYESLV; encoded by the coding sequence ATGGTCAACATCCTACTCATTGATTCCCTGCTTCTTGGCGTCCAGCATTCCTTTGAACCCGATCATATGGCGGCGGTTTCTGTATTGGCCAGCGAGGATGCCAAAAGTCCTTCCCAACGCTGGAAACTGATCTGGCGTTCGTCCCACTGGGCGCTCGGACATTCCTTTACGCTCATCCTGTTTGCTGTGCTGGTTTTGCTGCTGAGATCGACGCTTACCCTTGACATTTCGGAGAAAGTAGAGCTGCTCGTCGGGCCGCTGATGATCTGGCTGGGTGTGGTTGCGATCCGGCGGAACTTTGTGAAAGACAGAACTTTGCATTACCCTAACCCGCAGCAAAAATTCAGCCGCTCGTTTTGGGTAGGAATGGTCCACGGACTTGCGGGAACAGGCGGCGCATGTGCCGTGGCGCTGACCCTCGCCGCAAGCGATGCGTCTACGGCGGTCTGGATCATCATTTTGCAAAGTGTCGGAATTATTCTTTCCATGTCGGCTTACGGCTATTTTTTCGCCACTTCCATCCACCGTTTCGCGGGCAAGCGGGAAACATTTCTCAAAGTCGTCAACTACACCGTCGGCGCATTTTCAATCCTTATCGGAACAATCACTCTGTATGAATCCCTTGTATAA
- a CDS encoding TonB-dependent receptor plug domain-containing protein, giving the protein MNPLYKFLRLPVHLLPFISYFQSNAQTTPTDSSNANLLDPIVVTATRFDTNKERIAQKIDLISSEDMRLTPAQDLTDMVRKSAAVDVIQYPNLSSGIGIRGFRPQFSGLNQRTLLLIDGRAAGATNLSQINLNGVERIEVLKGPASSLYGSQAMGGVINVITKRSKGAASGNGFVEYGSFKTIQAGLNTGGNLTKKLDYDLSFTYLERSKYYRIGSNNWLRNAFDYTSSQKNYTAQPIEKVDETVNDGAKRPYTQLHYYSGALRLGYQLNKRLRLDVRGETFQAKDVESPGEISSGSTEASTKDIGRAALDIALSAEIGAHTASVKVFGADEHTSNYTLNVSGKPVAPFRSAAGKNSWKGIQIKDVWKLQKHSLIIGYDYLNASTKSRRWTNDTTERAPTQPEYAIISSAFFAQAVLDFGKITLQPGVRFDHITFDVHETALLPTYKAGKEKTPFTSPSLGITYNPVHYLFLKANVGRAFVTTDAYNVAGYNEIRDAKGRIAVTAGNPDLKNENSLSWDAGIHLSRPKSGLSASVTYFATQVDNRIAKTIRTVNEPLQNGDVIVSRATFVNAADAQINGLETELSYNLGALNDYRYVLRAFWNGTSLLKARELIIGSDASETTRNIQNVARNTFNYGLEYDNLKWLRIRLSARTVGMRTDIDYTDPINPEIEYPNYMMIDLAAAFKISASHLLTLKIANATDENYYEKRGYNLPGRAVSCRYSFSF; this is encoded by the coding sequence ATGAATCCCTTGTATAAATTTTTACGCTTACCCGTTCATTTACTGCCCTTTATCAGCTACTTCCAGAGCAATGCACAAACTACCCCGACAGACAGTTCGAATGCGAACCTGCTCGATCCCATCGTAGTTACAGCCACGCGTTTTGACACAAACAAAGAGCGCATTGCCCAAAAAATCGACCTGATTTCCTCGGAAGATATGCGACTGACGCCCGCCCAGGACCTTACCGATATGGTTCGGAAATCGGCAGCCGTGGATGTGATCCAATATCCGAATTTGTCAAGCGGGATAGGAATCCGGGGTTTCCGGCCGCAGTTTTCCGGATTGAACCAAAGAACATTGTTACTGATCGATGGCCGCGCCGCCGGGGCGACCAACTTGTCCCAAATCAACCTGAATGGCGTTGAGCGGATCGAAGTCCTGAAAGGCCCTGCTTCCTCGCTTTATGGTTCGCAGGCAATGGGCGGGGTGATTAATGTGATTACCAAGCGGTCCAAAGGTGCAGCCAGCGGCAATGGCTTTGTAGAATATGGTAGTTTTAAAACGATTCAGGCTGGCCTCAACACCGGTGGAAATCTGACCAAAAAGCTTGATTACGACCTTTCATTTACCTATTTGGAAAGATCAAAATATTACAGGATTGGCAGCAACAACTGGCTTAGAAATGCATTTGACTACACATCTTCCCAGAAAAATTACACTGCCCAGCCCATTGAAAAAGTGGACGAAACGGTTAATGATGGCGCAAAAAGGCCTTACACGCAGCTGCATTACTATTCGGGTGCACTGCGGCTGGGTTATCAGCTGAACAAACGTCTGCGACTCGATGTGCGTGGCGAAACATTTCAAGCAAAAGATGTCGAGTCACCCGGTGAAATTTCTTCCGGCAGCACAGAAGCGAGTACCAAGGATATTGGCCGGGCTGCGCTGGATATTGCACTTTCTGCGGAAATAGGCGCTCATACTGCAAGCGTGAAAGTGTTCGGGGCAGACGAACATACTTCTAATTATACCCTGAACGTTTCCGGCAAGCCCGTCGCGCCTTTCCGCTCGGCTGCCGGTAAAAACAGCTGGAAAGGTATTCAGATTAAAGACGTCTGGAAACTGCAAAAACATTCATTGATAATAGGTTACGATTATCTGAATGCTTCCACCAAAAGTCGTCGCTGGACCAACGATACTACTGAGCGAGCGCCCACCCAGCCTGAATATGCGATCATTTCATCTGCATTTTTTGCTCAGGCAGTTCTGGATTTTGGTAAAATCACTTTGCAGCCCGGCGTGCGCTTCGACCATATTACATTTGATGTACACGAAACTGCCCTGTTGCCTACCTACAAAGCAGGTAAGGAAAAAACACCTTTTACAAGTCCAAGCCTGGGCATAACCTATAATCCGGTTCATTATTTGTTTTTAAAAGCCAATGTCGGCCGCGCCTTTGTAACAACGGATGCTTACAATGTGGCCGGATATAACGAGATAAGAGACGCAAAAGGCAGGATCGCCGTAACAGCCGGGAACCCGGACCTGAAAAACGAAAACAGCCTCAGCTGGGACGCAGGAATACATTTGAGCAGACCAAAATCAGGCTTGTCGGCCAGTGTTACCTATTTTGCGACACAGGTCGATAACCGGATCGCGAAGACGATCAGAACAGTGAACGAGCCTTTGCAAAACGGCGACGTAATCGTGTCCAGAGCAACTTTTGTGAATGCGGCCGACGCGCAGATCAATGGCCTGGAAACTGAGCTATCCTATAATTTGGGCGCATTAAATGATTACCGATACGTTTTGCGGGCATTTTGGAATGGCACTTCCCTGCTGAAAGCGAGGGAACTGATTATAGGGTCCGACGCTTCGGAAACAACGAGGAATATTCAGAATGTGGCCAGAAATACATTTAATTATGGCCTGGAATATGACAACCTCAAATGGCTCCGCATCCGGTTATCCGCCCGGACGGTGGGCATGCGGACAGATATCGATTATACCGATCCGATCAATCCCGAAATCGAATACCCAAACTATATGATGATCGACCTGGCAGCTGCATTCAAAATTTCAGCCAGTCACCTGCTCACCCTGAAAATCGCTAATGCAACTGACGAGAATTATTATGAAAAAAGAGGCTATAACTTGCCGGGAAGGGCAGTTTCCTGTCGGTACAGTTTTTCGTTCTGA
- a CDS encoding Hsp70 family protein — MTNPLFCGIDFGTSNSSLAVADRDDVFLIPVENDHVTIPSAMFFARKDNHASFGREATERFLDRQPGRLMRSLKRVLGTPAMRQGTMVNGELMKFDQIIAAFLDQMKRKAEADCGKELRHVVMGRPVHFVDNDPAADERAENELKAIAKGLGFDHVGFQYEPIAAAFAHEARLSGEKLAIVVDLGGGTSDFTIIRLSKENARKHDRNSDILANTGVRLGGNDFDKDLSLAEMMPELGFRTRYGAKNLEVPSYHYFDLSEWSKVNFLYTNRILFQAKQLLRETHDPVRYGRLINVLEQETGHAVLAETEKIKIGLASRENFEAELPFIDQDLRIDVAREDFNTAIISKTEKIVNAAEECLQVAGIAPEAIGLVIMTGGSTEIPLIQEQFRKLFPAANWSEENKLSSVGLGLAYDARNRFS, encoded by the coding sequence ATGACAAACCCTCTTTTTTGCGGCATTGATTTCGGTACTTCCAATTCCAGTCTGGCGGTAGCGGATCGTGACGACGTGTTTCTTATCCCGGTTGAAAACGACCATGTAACTATTCCCAGTGCCATGTTCTTCGCGCGGAAGGACAATCACGCCTCGTTCGGCCGGGAGGCAACGGAGCGTTTCCTGGACCGCCAGCCCGGCAGGTTGATGCGAAGCCTGAAACGTGTTCTCGGCACTCCTGCGATGCGGCAGGGGACGATGGTCAACGGCGAACTGATGAAATTTGACCAGATTATTGCGGCATTCCTTGACCAGATGAAACGCAAAGCCGAGGCCGATTGCGGGAAGGAACTTCGCCACGTCGTAATGGGGCGTCCGGTTCATTTCGTAGACAATGATCCCGCCGCCGACGAGCGGGCGGAAAACGAGTTAAAGGCCATTGCGAAAGGGCTTGGTTTCGATCATGTCGGTTTTCAATACGAGCCTATTGCCGCCGCATTTGCCCACGAAGCCAGACTTTCCGGTGAGAAACTGGCGATAGTGGTGGATCTGGGCGGCGGAACTTCGGACTTCACGATTATCCGGCTTTCAAAGGAAAATGCCAGAAAGCACGATAGAAACAGCGATATCCTGGCAAATACCGGCGTGCGCCTCGGTGGAAATGATTTTGACAAAGATCTGAGCCTGGCCGAAATGATGCCGGAACTAGGTTTTCGGACGAGATACGGCGCCAAAAACCTCGAAGTGCCGTCTTACCATTATTTCGATTTGTCGGAATGGAGCAAGGTGAATTTCTTATATACAAACCGGATTTTGTTCCAGGCCAAGCAGTTGCTGCGCGAAACGCATGATCCGGTTCGCTACGGCAGGCTGATCAATGTGCTTGAACAGGAAACAGGACATGCGGTGCTGGCAGAAACGGAAAAGATCAAGATCGGTCTGGCGAGCAGGGAGAACTTCGAGGCCGAACTACCTTTTATTGATCAGGATCTGCGTATCGATGTGGCCAGAGAAGATTTTAACACAGCCATTATTTCAAAAACAGAGAAAATCGTAAATGCAGCAGAAGAATGTTTGCAGGTGGCCGGCATTGCGCCCGAAGCGATCGGACTGGTAATTATGACCGGCGGCTCTACCGAAATTCCCCTGATCCAGGAGCAGTTCAGGAAGCTATTTCCAGCCGCCAACTGGTCGGAGGAAAACAAGCTTTCCAGCGTCGGGCTGGGACTGGCCTACGATGCCCGCAACCGTTTTTCCTGA
- a CDS encoding amidohydrolase, producing MEPQHISRNHFIKSASVLLAGGSGILNVPENVSRERTLPAQNKRSYTLKNVRLETGFEYDPEGEVTGTRTDLFCIEVHEGKIKGILANKPAADAIDAKGLLMLPPFRDMHIHLDKTFYGLPWKAKSAKNRTVKDMIAYEQQIIPELLKTSVPRTEKLIELLQSYGTNYARSHVNIEPTSGLNSLKNLQKALENKKDSFQAELVAFPQHGIYYTKSEGLMKDAAQMDIDFIGGLDPTSIDGGIEKHMDFIIQLALDNNKGIDIHLHEGGESGMKTIQYLIDKVNESPVLKGRTFVSHSFALANLDKGKTEEVAQQLANAKIGIASTIPFGGTIMPIPVLYKHGVDVVTGNDCIVDWWSTFGSGSILQKANLAAQLYGYRTEFDLSRILKLATHNVLPLDDKGSRSWPKAGDPADMVLIEASCSAEAVSRVSPVKSLIHRGNIVF from the coding sequence ATGGAGCCACAACATATTTCCCGAAACCATTTTATCAAATCTGCATCCGTGCTGCTGGCTGGCGGCAGCGGCATTTTGAACGTGCCGGAAAATGTATCGCGTGAACGGACCTTACCTGCTCAGAACAAGAGATCTTATACACTGAAAAATGTAAGGCTGGAAACCGGATTTGAATATGATCCGGAAGGTGAAGTGACCGGCACGAGGACGGATCTTTTTTGTATTGAGGTGCATGAAGGGAAAATCAAAGGTATTCTGGCAAATAAACCTGCTGCGGACGCCATTGATGCAAAAGGACTCCTGATGCTGCCGCCGTTCCGTGATATGCATATTCATTTGGACAAAACTTTTTACGGGCTTCCCTGGAAAGCCAAGTCTGCAAAGAACAGGACGGTAAAAGATATGATCGCTTATGAGCAGCAAATCATTCCCGAACTGCTGAAGACTTCCGTTCCCAGAACTGAAAAACTGATCGAACTTCTGCAATCGTACGGCACCAATTATGCCAGGTCTCACGTCAATATCGAGCCTACATCCGGATTGAATTCTTTGAAAAACCTGCAAAAGGCGCTGGAAAATAAAAAAGATTCCTTCCAGGCAGAACTTGTTGCCTTTCCGCAGCACGGTATCTATTACACCAAGTCCGAGGGCCTGATGAAGGATGCCGCCCAAATGGATATTGATTTTATAGGGGGACTTGACCCTACCAGCATTGACGGCGGTATTGAAAAACACATGGATTTTATCATACAACTGGCACTCGACAACAACAAAGGGATTGATATTCACCTCCATGAAGGCGGGGAATCGGGTATGAAAACGATTCAGTATTTGATTGATAAGGTGAATGAAAGTCCCGTTCTGAAAGGCAGGACGTTTGTCAGTCACAGCTTCGCACTGGCTAATCTCGACAAAGGCAAAACGGAGGAGGTTGCGCAGCAGCTGGCCAATGCCAAAATCGGTATTGCTTCCACGATTCCTTTTGGAGGAACGATTATGCCGATCCCGGTTTTATATAAACACGGCGTAGATGTGGTGACTGGAAATGATTGTATCGTAGACTGGTGGAGCACTTTCGGGAGCGGAAGCATTCTTCAGAAAGCAAATCTGGCCGCGCAATTGTATGGTTACAGAACAGAATTTGACCTTTCAAGAATATTGAAACTGGCTACTCACAATGTACTGCCGCTGGACGATAAGGGGAGCCGGAGCTGGCCGAAAGCAGGAGATCCGGCAGATATGGTATTAATCGAGGCAAGTTGCTCGGCAGAGGCAGTGTCGAGAGTATCACCGGTTAAGTCGCTGATTCACCGGGGAAATATCGTTTTCTAG